A stretch of bacterium DNA encodes these proteins:
- a CDS encoding ABC transporter ATP-binding protein, whose amino-acid sequence MSAAPLLDVNNIEVVYDRVILVLKGVSIAVPEGGIVALLGANGAGKSTTLKAISNLVRVERGAVTRGTIEFAGGRLDTCDPADIVRRGVVQVMEGRRPFEHLTVEENLLTGAYVRRDAAGVRRDLETVYRYFPRLAERRRVRAGYTSGGEQQMLAIGRALMARPRLMLLDEPSMGLAPLLVAEIFDIILRLNREEHVAILLAEQNAARALEIVEYGYVLENGRIALDGTAASLRDNEDIKEFYLGLSGAGRRRSYREVKHYRRRKRWLS is encoded by the coding sequence GTGTCCGCCGCGCCGCTCCTCGACGTCAACAACATCGAGGTCGTTTACGACCGTGTGATCCTCGTGCTCAAGGGCGTCTCGATCGCGGTCCCCGAGGGGGGCATCGTCGCCCTCCTCGGGGCCAACGGCGCCGGTAAGAGCACGACCCTGAAGGCGATCTCGAATCTCGTCCGCGTGGAACGCGGGGCGGTGACGCGCGGCACCATCGAGTTTGCCGGCGGCCGCCTCGACACGTGCGATCCGGCGGACATCGTGCGGCGCGGTGTGGTGCAGGTGATGGAGGGCCGCCGGCCGTTCGAACACCTGACCGTCGAGGAAAACCTGCTGACCGGCGCCTACGTCCGTCGTGACGCGGCGGGCGTGCGCCGAGATCTCGAGACCGTCTACCGCTACTTCCCGCGCCTTGCGGAGCGGCGCCGCGTGCGGGCCGGCTATACTTCCGGCGGGGAGCAGCAGATGCTGGCGATCGGCCGCGCGCTCATGGCGCGGCCGCGCCTTATGCTGCTGGACGAGCCGTCGATGGGCCTTGCGCCGCTGCTCGTCGCGGAAATTTTCGACATCATCCTCCGGCTCAACCGCGAGGAGCACGTGGCGATCCTGCTCGCGGAGCAGAACGCGGCGCGCGCGCTCGAGATCGTCGAGTACGGCTACGTGCTCGAGAACGGCCGCATTGCCCTGGACGGCACGGCGGCGTCCCTTAGGGACAACGAGGACATCAAAGAGTTCTATCTGGGCCTCTCCGGGGCGGGACGGCGGCGCAGCTACCGCGAGGTGAAGCACTACCGGCGCCGCAAGCGATGGCTCTCCTGA
- a CDS encoding AMP-binding protein: MRADSLYSPDEADPSDVRLARQLRRLGEVLAETSAPAARQAAQQAGLLDGTPTLERLRQVPLLRKEALPAHQANAPPLAGWAARERVRKLFASPGPIYEPEGPAPDPWACAPALHAAGIRAGDVVLNSFSYHLTPAGSIMEGGLLALGAVVIPGGTGNAEIQCRAAAHLRATGYTGTPSFFATLLGKADELGITLAPEVALVSAEPLPDSLRRRFASRGVRTQQAYATADAGIIAYECPCTNGLHVGDRCLVELVDPETQAPVGAGDPGEVVITVLDPTYPLLRLATGDLSVYAGGPCRCGRTAPRLRGILGRTGDAVKVRGLFVHPSTLKSAMAGHPEVARYQFVVRRSGHVDELIARLEAARSDDALAQRVQASVQDATRLRSEVEFVAPGALAGAERILVDERRWS; this comes from the coding sequence ATGCGCGCGGATTCGCTCTACTCGCCCGACGAAGCCGACCCGTCCGATGTCCGCCTGGCCCGCCAGCTCCGGCGGCTGGGCGAGGTGCTCGCAGAGACGTCCGCGCCGGCCGCGCGGCAGGCGGCCCAGCAGGCGGGACTCCTCGATGGAACACCCACACTCGAGCGGCTGCGCCAGGTCCCCTTGCTCCGGAAGGAGGCCCTGCCGGCGCACCAGGCGAACGCCCCGCCGCTCGCCGGATGGGCGGCCCGGGAGCGGGTGCGCAAACTCTTCGCCTCGCCGGGACCGATCTACGAGCCGGAAGGCCCGGCGCCGGACCCCTGGGCCTGCGCGCCGGCTTTGCACGCGGCCGGGATCCGCGCGGGCGACGTGGTCCTGAACTCCTTCTCCTACCATCTGACGCCGGCCGGCTCCATCATGGAGGGCGGGCTGCTCGCGCTGGGCGCGGTCGTGATTCCGGGCGGCACGGGCAATGCGGAGATCCAGTGCCGCGCCGCGGCGCATCTGCGCGCCACGGGATACACCGGCACGCCGAGTTTCTTCGCGACGTTGTTGGGAAAGGCCGACGAATTGGGCATCACCCTTGCGCCGGAGGTGGCGCTCGTCTCCGCGGAGCCGCTGCCGGACTCGCTACGGCGGCGGTTCGCCTCGCGCGGGGTGCGCACGCAGCAGGCCTACGCCACCGCCGACGCGGGGATCATCGCCTACGAATGTCCCTGCACGAACGGGCTGCACGTCGGCGATCGCTGCCTCGTGGAACTCGTCGATCCGGAGACCCAGGCACCGGTGGGCGCCGGCGACCCGGGCGAGGTCGTGATCACGGTGCTCGATCCGACGTACCCGCTGCTGCGCCTGGCCACCGGCGATCTGTCCGTCTATGCCGGCGGTCCCTGCCGCTGCGGCCGGACCGCGCCGCGCCTGCGTGGCATCCTCGGGCGGACCGGTGACGCGGTCAAGGTGCGGGGGCTGTTTGTCCATCCCTCCACGCTCAAGTCGGCGATGGCGGGCCACCCGGAGGTGGCGCGATACCAGTTCGTCGTACGCCGCAGCGGCCACGTGGACGAGCTCATCGCCCGGCTGGAAGCGGCACGTTCCGATGACGCGCTCGCTCAACGGGTGCAGGCTTCGGTTCAGGACGCCACGCGTCTGCGGTCCGAGGTTGAGTTCGTGGCACCGGGCGCTTTAGCCGGCGCGGAGCGCATCCTCGTCGACGAGCGCCGCTGGTCCTAG